The nucleotide window TATGTTGTTGAGGTTGAGTtccaaatactgaaaattataatgtcTCAACTACAATAATTTCGGAGGTGACAATATCTTTTCATCACGAGGTAAATCCACTGTGATTGCGTGGATTATGCATGGACATCATATTTATCTGATTTAACATCGGATAAATATGATGTTTACATAGACAAGTTATAAAGTTGTCTATATAGAACtacattaaaatgaaagttttgtgAGTCTACCTCctgttgttagttttttttttaatctccagaACCATCATTAGGGATTACTTctgatgatgagatgaatgatgatttttgtagggtgtgaaaatgccatgcctgactgggatttgaacttgggactttcagatgaaaggctgagatactaccactcgcaccatggaggcctgttgtttaaattaattattatagataacaGAAGTTATTGCTACCATAAACGCTGACAAAATTCGTAGGATTTGGGTTCATATCAGTCGCAGATAGAATATATATGCTACAGTgtgttcagaaagttgctgtgtaGTAAGCTTTAGAATTATGAattgcattctgttctttcagcatTAGGTTGGTTACCCTGTGGGTTCATttggcgttgctcagtaataaaccaagacatcaattgttgagttgtgattgaacatgcttcgatttgtttatcggaatcaatagttgtgaGAAATGTAACGGTTTTTTTATTAGAGGAATGCATTCTTCTTGTTGAACATGTCTTTTGTGAAGGTAACAATtgtactgatttagtgaagcacaagttttcttaAAAGTTTCCAAATTCTCCTGTTCCTCCCGCAATGCACTTCAAACTTTTATCAAAGAATTtcaggcaacaggctctgttgaagatactgatcgaagtggaagaccagcTAAACTAAagaaacagaagctgcttgattttttttggatgctatggccgaaaatCCATCAAAGCCAATGCAAAATTTAGCAAAGCAGGAAGATATCGGACCAACTATTGCGCATAAAGTtgaaagaaaagaactgaaacttttcctctacaaagtaatgtgtgttcaagaactgaaacctacagttCATGCTAAAAAGTCAAAAGagtaaattattgtcaatgatttaaacgttttattgaccaaaattccataggtattcttgacattatgttttttacagatgaagcatagtttcatctgggaggatatattaattcacaaaatccTTGattgtggtcgacaactaacccctaTGAATTACAAGAAAAATCTTTACATGAAGTAAAAATTGGAGTCTGTGTTGGTGTGAGTAGAATGCCCACTGTGGGTACAATCTTTTTTGAGAATACATTTAATAGTGattgttattgtgctgtttttaCAAACTTCATTAATCAGTTAACTGAAGTGGAAATTAATTATGATTGGTTTCAACAATGTGAAGCCACAGCACTCACAACCAATAAataggtcaatgacttttttatgaaatgtctttggtgaatgaatcatttcaatGTGTTTGTGGCTTGCACGATCACCTGATCTGActtccccagattactttctatgggaggcaacaaaacaagcagtgtattgcAACAGATCATGCATGATTGAGGAACTAAAAACCTCAACAATGGCAAACAAGACATTTCAGTACATCAGTACTGTGTTTGAAAACTAATTGAAACATGTGCAGTGTTGAACTGATGTTGGATGTCATTTTCAACACCTCttataaactattccatttattgcaatatctatttctataaaatattgaaatagaaatacaaagtaagtatatttttatcattcaaatgtatattaaaaatttttattttaaatgaaaaaacattcatgaagctaaaaaattatgttatcaaatTATGTCaattatgttatgaaaaaagTCGATCCACAGTTCTAACAACACTAAAaggattaaagatattttatgcCATTGTCAGCaagattaataattgttttgtatgtaTAACATCTGCTTTGCAAAGAAAGAAGACTTACAAAAATAAGAATCTAATCCCATTATTCTGGATAAGAATATTAGCTAAATACTAGATTATGAAGGATAAATAAAGGAAGAGAAATACAAGTGTTATTAggataattacagtaaaaacagGATGCAGAATACAGGACGCTAAGCAGTTGCAGTAATGTGTAAATAGGTCAGaactctaaaattatattttatggttgTGATGAAGAACTTGAAACTTAAGGAGTTAATTATAATTTGGATGACTGTAATTTAAATGTCTGTGACagtgtaattaattaacttaatcaattttacttttatttttaaaaaaatatttatttttatgttttcattttgttgcagTCCCAGTTGAAATGTCCTATACTGTTCTTGATACTGACTATGATACATATTCTGTAGTATGGTCGTGTTCTGGTCTGGGTCCTGTTAATACACGTAagtgttaagtaattttttgaacttatttaattttcatcaacatGCAATACTGCTTTCCATAATAACTACAGTTTATTCTGGAAATTCATTATAGTTCCATTTATTCATTATTGGACAGAACAAAATATCTTTCAGTGTATTACTTAGTTGATCAGCATGATAAAacacgaatatttaaaaaaaatatatttactcctCATTTGTTTTTTCGTCACTTCCCATACAACAATAGTAATTTGTGAAATCCTACTAATGTTCCTATATTTTGTTAAACGTTAAAAGTAATGGTTCCCATCCTCCACTCTCACAGAAATGGTTGTCTGCAGCATGTTTTggaatcaaagaaatatttttaaagtgtgttttacctttgttttaatttctaactaTTTTTCATCATTACCTTCATTTTGTTCATTTCAACATCAAAGCATTATTTCTCAaaccaaacacaattttttatctaattctcAGAGTTAGTCAATCTGAATATATTTATCTTTGacaaatcttgaaaaaattacaaaacttcttttcttttgtcTCTATCAATCTCATTGTCTTGGAGATACTATGAAACGATTGTTCCAAGTTGGGGACATATGTTTGCATTCATCCATTCCCAGTTCTTATCATTACTCATAAATCTGCACATCGCATACTTGGTTAGAGTAATTTTCCCTTctactttcattaattttctttattttttaatgctttgtgAATTATTTCTTACagttagaataatattatttttttatttcttattaagttttatttctaaattaatgcTAATTTTATTGCACTGCACACTAGCTCTTAAGCTGATATTTACTGAAATTGGGTTAcctgttgtaaattattattttaaataaatagattattatgaaaactaaagtaaaaaagttaatgttaatGGAACTCTGAACTCTCTGTTACAATCTATACTATTAAGACTCTACTGCTTAACTTTGTAGCACTTCTTTGTTAAGAacaagttattcttttttttagaaaaaaaaatgatctgtaTTATaggaaaacagatttttaatgctttattttatgatatgaaaatgttgaaatgtagttttttctttgttgaGTATTAAAACTAGTAAGCAAATGTAGATCCATATCTTAATCTAAGTAaacattgaataataataaaaataaaaaggagaaattGTCTCTTCAGACATGTACTGTATCtcagacaataaaaaattttgcttttaattattccGTAAACCTTTTGAAGATGAACTGAAACAGAAACATTAAAGAAGACAAGTAAgatcaacataataaaaaataagtcttaATGTAGAACATAGAGATAAAATGGGAACtggaaaaagtttaaaagaaacgATTTTGGTAATATGTATaatggtaatataaaataaaaataataataatgagaaaaaactgaaaattgtttGGTTCTAAATAGTCTAAACAGATAACGTTTTGCATAAGATGTAGATAATAATGATTggataatgttataaaatgaagaaCATATCAGGTTATATGTGTTATTGTTTGTGTCTAATAGAAACCAGAAAATATTTGGTGATGAAATTTAAGTAagggtgaaaaaaataaaatagatggaAAGATGTGTAATGAGTAACCATTACAATGGTAATGTAAAGAGAATGTAATTTCATCTGCAGGGTTACCTGAACTTAAATCATGATACTGgttcaaaagataaaaaacattgGCGATTTCTTCAAATCATGGGAGAATAACATCAAATTCACATCTGGTGAATGTTAAATTTCAGATAACCAGTCATCATCAACACAAAACTGATTTATTTCTATATGGAGCTCTGATGTACAGAACTACCTAAAAGTACATATTGAAATCTTATTTTCtgcataaaagtaacttttatatattttttaacattaagttaatatttatttattggctgaattatggaaatatttttatgaatatgttggcttttttttatataattacaccatgcaagaactatcgcatgaaaataaacaagaacaaaacaaaagtaatgaaatgtagtagaaataacaaagatggaccactgaatgtgaaaataggaggagaaaagattatggaggtagaagaattttgttatttgggaagtaaaattactaaagatggacgaagcaggagcgatataaaatgccgaatagcacaagctaaacgagccttcagtaagaaatataatttgtttacatcaaaaattaatttaaatctcaggaaaagatttttgaaagtgtattatgtttggagtgtcgctttatatggaagtgaaacttggacaatcggagtatctgagaagaaaagattagaagcttttgaaatgtggtgctataggagaatgttaaaaatcagatgggtggataaagtgacaaatgaagaggtattgcggcaaatagatgaagaaagaagcatttggaagaatatagttaaaagaagagacagacttataggccacatactaaggcatcctggaatagtcgctttaatattggaaggacaggtagaagggaaaaattgtgtaggcaggccacgtttggagtatgtaaaacaaattgttggggatgtaggatgtagagggtatactgaaatgaaacgactagcactagatagggaatcttggagagctgcatcaaaccagtcaaatgactgaagacaaaaaaaaaaaaattacaccataaATACTGCTACAACAGTCAGTTGTCAGTGCCAGTAAAAGGTTtcatttggtggattcgagtcaatgcccggattgcgggATTGATGATGcagtggaccatgtcctttacGTCTGTCCCCAatatgaggtcgaacgttcataagctgttagggaacttgagagaatacattcctttctggatctccataCCAACTGGATGATCTgcgaggaatggtctatagtggctggtttacTTGgtgcccttgcggtgtgtaggtctgcagagggagtttgatAGAGGTACTCGAtcatggtaggatcccgggtggctagggttccagcttaggcattggattggttggaggtaggcgcattggcatcgtgccatggttatattggtattgtttgtgattcgatttgggattcccgctggtgggggtggctgCGCTGCCGAGGACCAGGGGAGTGGCTTCCCTCTGCTGGTGGTGGTCCTGATTATGTCTTGGTAATGCCATGcaagacaccatgatgggaccagGTGGGGTGTGGGGTTTGTCCCCGCTCCTGCGCGGATCGGAATGAGGTTGCCTTGTTAGGTGATCTAAACTGGtagacttatttgggtgtaggtctgaatttctatgttgcataaaacacaattttgattggtcTGAGTCTGATTAAACTTTAAACTCGTTTgatttctgaggcattcacagtcacgaacagtgttgtcaaatctgtactaggcgtGGGGTTCGCGCTTCTGCTGTGTCAGTTacttagtttgagggaatcatgttaggttggatatgaagttgtctgtttgaggcctacgtgaaggtgaAATTTGATATCTGTTTACTGAtacaaatgtctgctgaggcatttacatcggtggcatcccgaccaaggcctggctgatgactgtgagatgtaatcagttagagggtctaaagatgacctccagtaaagtccCTCAGGGTTTGGAACGAATGGGTGATGTGGTGACTGGTAAAGTCACAATGTGgctgtcttccccctacggggttgggatggcaGTAAATAACAGTTGCTTGTCAGTAATATGTCTATGTATAAGATGGATACTTTCAAAATCAAGGtaacattttcatgtaaaaattctaCCAGTGCCTTTTCAATGGTAGAATTCTCACTGTGTGTATTGGTTCCTGTAGTTCAACAAAGTAAACAAACATCATGTTGAGTTTCTATTTGGGTGGGTGATTTCTTGTATTTTCAAAGTACTTGTAATTACTATAGAAGTTATTActgcttttaaaatttactgaaataagatAATAACCTGCCGAATTAGTCTAGTGATTAAGCttgtcatcacaaaatcagctgattttcgaagttgagaatTCAAAGATTCGATCCGTTTAAAGTCAGTTGCTTTTACATGGATTtcaatgctagactgtggatgttggtgttctttgttggttgggtttcagtcaaccacacacctcaggaatggtcgacctgagtctgtaccaGATTACATGTTACTAGTATATTTACATCTACTTGCACTATATCTggagctacgtcaggcctggccaGCCGGTAGTGGTAAATGCAATTGCtaatctacacacacacacacacatcctgacctggcagtagctggaaaactggttcgagaaaacaaaaaactgaaataagataatatgttaataatttagtgAATGTTTGCTATTGTTAATGTGTTTATAgttaatgtgttttaatttagtttgttaaataCTTTCATATCACCTGATTTATTTTTCAGAGAGTGCTTGGGTGATGACCAGAGAACGTCTTGCACCAGGAACTGTTCTTCAAAAGGCTTATGGTGTActtgataaatacaaaataagtcGTACATTCTTTGTGAAAACTGATCAAGCGGACTGCGCCATTGCAGAAGCTGCTGCAGCTAACAAAgaacaagaaaataaagtaactaCAACAGGAAAATCAGCAGAACATATTGAAGAACCAGATGATAAAAAGCATCCAGAGGCAAATATTCACTCAGAAGTAGTAAAACCAGAAGTTGAAAAGCCAAGTTCTTCAGTTTCATCTGATGATGTTCATATTCCAGTTGTGGTAGATAGTAAACCACATCATGAACATCACATAAAACCACATGTAGCAGAAACAACAGCCAAACACTCCTCTCCTAAAGTTCACtaacaatgataataatgttAAGAGGAAATGCTAATGTGccataattttataaactctttttttttaagtcttttagatcaaaatttttgtgatcaaaacatttttctcataGTTGGAATTTCATCTTATGATAAGAATTATTATAGTGAGCTTGAAAAAAGCCATCCTTCTGCtacattttgtaagaaaaatgttcattttccAGGGAATATTTCACAGATAAGTTGATTTTTCCTTAGGAAATTGctaacatttgttaaaataatttatttttaatgtaaattcaatcattctattactgtaatttttgtttaattcatctaataaataaaattatgaatttattcctCTGCTGTTTAAAATGGATTCCATGACAGAAATTAGATATTAGATATTTACTTgctttttattaaacattcatttatttatttaaaatgacaaaatataaaaataagaaaccagaattttagaatttcacatcaaaatgtttattttaaacaatactacTATAcagtaatatcattttattataatagaatcatttaaattaaatcattatctctgatactttttaatctttacatagaactagcaattaaagatgttaaagaacaatttagattcggagtaacagtacaaggtgaaaagataaagatgctacgatttgctgatgatatagtaattctagctgagagtaaaaaggatttagaagaagcaatgaacggcatggatgaagtcctacgcatgaactaccacatgaaaataaacaagaacaaaacgaaagtaatgaaatgtagtagaaataacgaagatggaccactgaatgtgaagataagaggagaaaagattatggaggtagaagaattttgttatttgggaagtagaattactaaagatggacgaagcaggagcgacataaaatgctgaatagcacatgcgaaatgagccttcagtcagaaatataatttgtttacatcaaaaattaatttaaatgtcaggaaaagatttttgaaaatatacatttggagtgttgctttatatggaagtgaaacttggacaatcagagtatctgagaagaaaatattagaagcttttgaaatgtggtgctataggagaatgttaaaaatcaaatgggtggataaagtgacaaatgaagagatgttgcggcaaatagatgaagaaagaagcatttggaaaaatatagctaaaagaagagacagacttataggctacatattaaggcatcctggaatagtcgctttaatattggagggtcaggtagaaggaaaaaattgtgtaggcaggcaacgtttggaatatgtaaaacaaattgttagggatgtaggatgtagggggtataccgaaatgaaaagactagcactaaatagggaatcttggagaactgcatcaaagcagtcaaatgactgaagacaaaaaaaatcataaaaaactttttttcttgatGTATTGTGTAACAATCATATAAGATCTGCAAGACTGGCAATATCAGACAATAAAATGAACATTCTTTTGCTgcttacaaaaatttacatgggGAAGTtataaaatctgatatggacactatatgacttccttgtatgcctattaaattatatacacatatttttttaaaatgaaaagtacataaaattttatttcattaataacttatattttttcatattttttttttaattgtttttgaattattatttattgtaaagatttttttacaatcagaggttaataattattaataaatcaatatatataaattaaacaaaaaggagatgaaatccgaTTTATACCAATGtgccctccccttgtaagatccaaatatttcattaattaaatttttatttggctataactctggaaccaatgaatagtCATGAAccaatgatatatcattgaaaagctctcattgaggtcttattactgcagttaagaaaaagttcaaaatctaattttgttttttggattttggacttttttggaacttttggttcattcgattgtaatcaaaagggcaggtgcacaactagatgttacaacaatcctaaatccaaaatttcaacatcctacggataaccatttttgagttatgtgagatacatcatatgtacatacgtcgaaaatggattcagggatggtcaaaatggatatttccgttgaaatctgaaaactgcaattttttgcaatcaaaatacttcctttacttcgaataaggatgtaaaaaatataaaaagggaaattattctttttcttctacaGGGATTAGGTTAATACCTATTATGATTCAACTAAATCTgacagaaatatttttcctttcattaaacaacttgaaaaacatgataagatttaaaattataaaattacttaccttCAAATACTGAAGTATTACCTTTTAAAAGACCTTTTGAAGTTAATTACCAGCATTTTATTCTATGAAGTTACCATTAATGCATTGTACTCATCTTAAAAAAGATTAGGTGTAAATTAATCTTTCTAATTTTTGAATACATTCTTCAGTGGCGACTCCCCAAAAGGATTTACTGCTGTTTAGCGATGAAATGTTTATGAAGAAAAGTTCATATTTTGAAAGTgagtaatttgttatttaataattcttttcattttaattctcacagtattacttttttcatttgttcagcTTAGAATATCCAACTACATTTAATTTCTCATTGAGAATTAAATAGACTATGAGAacatcttttacatttttctgataTGTCATTTCAGCTATTACATGAATTGATTTTCATATAATAGCTATTGCAGCATATAATATGCATATAAAACTATTACATGAACAAGTAATATGTCATTTCAACTATTATGTTCCTGGTTGATTAGCCTATAGTATGAAGTGAGGTAGAACATAAAGAgtaccaaaattcattattacagATGCATATAGATGGTTAACTTTAGTAAAGTATGTGTTGTGGAGATTTACCTGTGTATTAGATTTTTAAGCATAGCACAcatcttta belongs to Lycorma delicatula isolate Av1 chromosome 1, ASM4794821v1, whole genome shotgun sequence and includes:
- the LOC142318215 gene encoding apolipoprotein D-like isoform X2, which produces MYQFLLVMVMGLALVGGQIPNLGWCPDYVPMADFEMDKYLGTWYEQERYFRVMEAGSRCVRTNYTKAVDGRILVASEITGRLTGLKRVIEGEMLKGSEPRISIKYQVLPFPVEMSYTVLDTDYDTYSVVWSCSGLGPVNTQSAWVMTRERLAPGTVLQKAYGVLDKYKISRTFFVKTDQADCAIAEAAAANKEQENKVTTTGKSAEHIEEPDDKKHPEANIHSEVVKPEVEKPSSSVSSDDVHIPVVVDSKPHHEHHIKPHVAETTAKHSSPKVH
- the LOC142318215 gene encoding apolipoprotein D-like isoform X1, which translates into the protein MYQFLLVMVMGLALVGGQIPNLGWCPDYVPMADFEMDKYLGTWYEQERYFRVMEAGSRCVRTNYTKAVDGRILVASEITGRLSGVKRILEGEIRHLIKGAESHISVKYSTLTFPVEMSYTVLDTDYDTYSVVWSCSGLGPVNTQSAWVMTRERLAPGTVLQKAYGVLDKYKISRTFFVKTDQADCAIAEAAAANKEQENKVTTTGKSAEHIEEPDDKKHPEANIHSEVVKPEVEKPSSSVSSDDVHIPVVVDSKPHHEHHIKPHVAETTAKHSSPKVH